Proteins encoded within one genomic window of Anaerolineae bacterium:
- a CDS encoding extracellular solute-binding protein: MESKGISRRSLLKGSALVSAGVLLAACAGASPAPQAGEPAAAATEAPAQAEPAAEGEKIKLVVEWPQYTPAKTRWGETAFASYMEAFPHIEIEPMYNTNPDEKLTVAIAGGTPPDVAWHGYGWPKWAVEGVFMPLDELFVQNNVDKSIFWDVAISGLTWDGKLSAMPLGLLSCVVANNLDIYAEAGVEPPAETGDWTFGDLITWGPSMTDPANKKFAATLDQGYSMHWLVAMGGNMGSKNDQWLEMDLNSPERVASMQMYYDLVRKYEIAAPPEVTSEMGMMPYFASNLIGNHWGYIWMVPTFRNDVTDFEWDIAPVPYLEANGKKWRYSSIYTEEMAIISGTQHLQEAWDFTLWFCTTQLEQAALDAATIPAVREIAESDRFLRRDLPPKHIERYLEALDFGVPTMNHPEVNPMLERYNELWPSILSGEVEMPIQAFLDEVNQFAQEVLDAWNAKHS, translated from the coding sequence ATGGAGAGCAAGGGGATTAGCCGCCGTTCGTTACTGAAGGGCTCTGCTCTGGTGAGTGCGGGGGTCCTACTGGCCGCTTGCGCTGGAGCCTCACCTGCGCCACAAGCGGGTGAGCCAGCGGCGGCCGCAACCGAAGCTCCCGCTCAGGCTGAGCCTGCCGCTGAGGGGGAGAAGATCAAGCTAGTGGTGGAATGGCCGCAGTACACGCCGGCCAAGACTCGGTGGGGGGAGACGGCCTTCGCTTCGTACATGGAGGCGTTTCCCCACATCGAGATCGAGCCCATGTACAACACCAACCCGGATGAGAAGCTCACGGTGGCCATTGCTGGTGGCACGCCGCCCGATGTCGCCTGGCATGGCTACGGCTGGCCCAAGTGGGCGGTGGAAGGCGTGTTCATGCCTCTGGACGAACTGTTCGTTCAGAACAACGTGGACAAGAGCATCTTCTGGGACGTCGCCATCTCTGGTCTGACTTGGGACGGGAAGCTGAGCGCCATGCCTCTCGGGCTGCTTTCCTGCGTGGTGGCGAACAACCTCGACATCTACGCAGAGGCAGGAGTCGAGCCACCGGCGGAGACGGGGGACTGGACCTTCGGCGACCTCATAACTTGGGGCCCGAGCATGACCGACCCGGCCAACAAGAAGTTCGCTGCTACGCTGGACCAGGGCTACTCGATGCACTGGTTGGTGGCCATGGGCGGGAACATGGGATCCAAGAATGACCAGTGGTTGGAGATGGACCTCAACAGCCCGGAGCGGGTCGCAAGCATGCAGATGTACTATGACCTGGTGCGCAAGTACGAGATCGCAGCCCCACCCGAGGTCACCAGCGAGATGGGCATGATGCCCTACTTCGCCTCCAACCTAATCGGCAACCACTGGGGTTACATCTGGATGGTGCCGACCTTCCGCAACGATGTCACCGACTTCGAGTGGGACATCGCCCCGGTGCCGTACCTGGAGGCCAACGGCAAGAAGTGGCGCTACTCTTCGATCTACACTGAGGAGATGGCCATCATAAGTGGAACCCAGCATCTGCAGGAGGCCTGGGACTTCACCCTCTGGTTCTGCACTACCCAGTTAGAGCAGGCAGCCCTGGATGCGGCCACGATCCCGGCAGTACGGGAGATTGCGGAGAGCGATAGGTTCCTTCGCCGTGATCTCCCCCCGAAGCACATTGAGCGCTACTTGGAGGCACTCGACTTCGGCGTGCCTACGATGAACCATCCTGAAGTGAACCCGATGCTGGAGCGCTATAACGAACTGTGGCCCTCTATCCTGTCCGGTGAGGTGGAGATGCCCATCCAGGCGTTCCTCGATGAGGTCAACCAGTTTGCTCAAGAGGTGCTAGACGCCTGGAACGCCAAGCACAGCTAG
- a CDS encoding carbohydrate ABC transporter permease translates to MRTARRLQRLAVVATLSAGGFFYLLPLFWMAMSSLKTGGEVFAYPPKWFPSEPQWHNYATAFEQMHFPVLLKNSLLITTTTIIGAMLSSSMAAYAFARLRFKGRDIWFMIVLATMMLPGYVTMIPVYIIFRHLGWINTLKPLIVPSFLGGGAFYIFLLRQYLMTIPYDLDDAARIDGCSNFRIYWNILMPLARPALGAVAIFLFIGHWNDFFGPLIYLHSQKNFTLALGLYRFKGPYTTEWNYLMAATLMVAVAPLIIFFLFQRYFIEGLVMTGIKG, encoded by the coding sequence ATGAGAACCGCCCGGCGATTGCAGCGGCTGGCAGTGGTGGCTACTCTGAGCGCAGGTGGGTTCTTCTACCTGCTGCCCCTCTTCTGGATGGCGATGTCGTCGCTAAAGACCGGAGGAGAGGTCTTCGCCTATCCGCCCAAGTGGTTCCCTTCAGAGCCTCAGTGGCACAACTACGCTACCGCGTTCGAGCAAATGCACTTCCCGGTCCTGCTGAAGAACTCGCTTCTGATCACAACGACTACCATCATCGGTGCGATGCTGTCTTCGTCAATGGCGGCTTACGCCTTCGCCCGCCTGAGGTTCAAGGGCCGAGATATCTGGTTCATGATCGTGCTGGCGACCATGATGCTGCCCGGGTATGTCACTATGATCCCAGTCTACATAATCTTCAGGCACCTGGGATGGATCAACACCCTGAAGCCATTGATTGTCCCTTCGTTCCTGGGCGGAGGCGCCTTCTACATCTTCCTGCTCCGGCAGTACCTAATGACCATACCCTACGACTTGGATGATGCGGCTCGAATAGATGGCTGCAGCAACTTCCGCATCTACTGGAACATCCTGATGCCTCTAGCCCGGCCGGCGCTGGGGGCAGTGGCCATCTTCCTGTTCATCGGCCACTGGAACGACTTCTTTGGCCCCTTGATCTACTTGCACTCTCAGAAGAACTTCACCCTGGCCCTCGGTCTCTACCGGTTCAAGGGACCGTATACCACCGAGTGGAACTACCTCATGGCTGCCACCCTGATGGTGGCGGTGGCACCGCTCATCATCTTCTTCCTGTTCCAGCGTTACTTCATCGAGGGGCTGGTGATGACGGGCATCAAGGGTTAG
- a CDS encoding sugar ABC transporter permease, giving the protein MVASLYYSLTDYPLLSGATWVGLANYRELLSDRLFPTALRVTFVYSVSSIPLGMSLAILLALLLNVRIRGILAFRTVYYLPTILGGVAVSLIWMLLFSANFGLFNWLLELVGIQPVRWLTSQRWALWALVLMSLWGVGGSVIIFLAGLQNIPAHLYESAKIDGANTLQEFRFVTIPQLTPTIFFSLVMGIIGALQTFTQSFIMTGGGPNNATLFYVLLLYRNAFQYFRMGYASAMAWVLFVIILVLTLMVFQSSPMWVHYEASLRGGRRG; this is encoded by the coding sequence ATGGTCGCGTCGCTGTACTACAGCCTGACCGACTACCCGCTGCTGAGCGGCGCCACGTGGGTCGGCCTGGCCAACTACCGGGAGCTGCTTTCGGACCGGCTGTTTCCCACAGCGCTCAGAGTCACCTTCGTCTACAGCGTCTCGAGCATTCCGCTCGGAATGAGCCTCGCCATACTTCTTGCTCTCCTGCTGAATGTCCGCATCCGGGGCATACTGGCCTTCCGGACGGTGTACTACCTGCCCACCATTCTGGGCGGAGTGGCCGTGTCGCTGATCTGGATGCTGCTCTTCAGCGCCAACTTTGGCCTGTTCAACTGGCTCCTGGAGCTGGTGGGCATACAGCCGGTTCGCTGGCTCACCAGCCAAAGGTGGGCACTGTGGGCGCTGGTGCTCATGAGCCTCTGGGGCGTAGGCGGCAGCGTTATCATCTTCCTGGCGGGCCTGCAGAACATCCCTGCTCATCTGTACGAATCAGCTAAGATTGACGGTGCCAACACGCTGCAGGAGTTCCGGTTTGTGACCATTCCGCAGCTGACCCCGACCATCTTCTTCAGCCTGGTGATGGGAATCATAGGGGCGCTGCAGACCTTCACTCAGTCCTTCATCATGACCGGCGGAGGGCCCAACAACGCCACTCTCTTCTATGTTCTGCTCCTGTACAGGAACGCTTTTCAGTACTTCAGAATGGGGTACGCGTCGGCTATGGCTTGGGTCCTCTTCGTCATCATCCTGGTCCTGACGCTCATGGTGTTCCAGAGCTCGCCCATGTGGGTGCACTATGAGGCGTCACTGCGCGGCGGCAGGAGGGGCTAG
- a CDS encoding response regulator, giving the protein MNVDTDTARWLLAHLNDNPALSSTELLPGLPGLREAQPLSRADALRAIVLDCIEFLRPPRGGTIRSPEARSYAVLWLRYVEGMTVEEVGEEINLSERQVHRELRAAEAKFADVLSTHLATIAQTSNAAGPGSRETQEISVAVRPAQFGLARAIQATIGTIEPLAKSLGRTVSLDVDLTDDHLFADEGVLRQLLIQSLSLVLQSSAEGCVRIVVSGASERMAEVKIGPVPLAGIVSPQAVEGLRKLATALNLELSIREDRTSLGIALKVPLHQPKTVMVVEDSTVAVELYRRYLEPGGFWRVVGVSEPRLAYDMARNLQPSVIVLDLLMPGTDGWTILNVLRAREDTADIPVIVCSVFEDPLLAEALGAKAHLRKPVSQVQLLSAVNRWAR; this is encoded by the coding sequence ATGAACGTGGACACGGACACCGCTCGCTGGCTACTGGCCCACCTCAACGACAACCCGGCCCTCAGTAGTACCGAGTTGCTGCCTGGCCTGCCCGGCCTGCGGGAAGCCCAGCCCCTGAGCCGGGCCGATGCCCTCCGGGCCATAGTGCTGGACTGTATAGAGTTCCTGCGCCCTCCCCGAGGGGGCACCATCCGCAGCCCTGAGGCCCGGAGCTACGCCGTCCTCTGGCTCCGCTACGTGGAGGGAATGACAGTCGAGGAGGTGGGTGAGGAGATCAACCTCAGCGAGCGCCAGGTTCACCGAGAGCTCAGGGCAGCCGAAGCCAAGTTCGCCGACGTGCTATCCACCCACCTGGCCACGATCGCCCAGACCAGCAATGCCGCCGGACCGGGTAGTCGAGAGACTCAAGAGATAAGCGTGGCCGTCCGGCCGGCGCAGTTCGGGCTCGCCCGGGCCATACAGGCCACCATTGGCACCATTGAGCCCCTGGCCAAGAGCCTGGGGCGCACGGTGTCCCTCGACGTCGACCTGACCGACGATCACCTGTTCGCCGACGAGGGGGTTCTGCGCCAGTTGCTCATCCAGAGCTTGAGTCTGGTGTTGCAGAGTTCCGCCGAGGGTTGTGTACGGATTGTTGTGTCCGGCGCGAGCGAGAGGATGGCTGAGGTCAAGATCGGCCCGGTCCCGCTCGCAGGCATTGTCAGCCCCCAGGCAGTTGAGGGCCTCCGGAAGCTGGCAACCGCCCTTAACCTGGAGCTATCAATCCGAGAGGACAGGACGTCCCTGGGCATCGCCCTCAAAGTGCCTCTGCACCAACCCAAAACAGTGATGGTGGTGGAGGACAGCACGGTGGCGGTGGAGTTGTACCGGCGCTACCTGGAGCCGGGCGGATTCTGGCGCGTGGTGGGCGTGTCCGAACCCAGGTTGGCATACGACATGGCCCGAAACCTTCAGCCGTCCGTTATAGTCCTGGATCTGCTCATGCCAGGCACCGATGGGTGGACTATCCTTAACGTCCTGCGGGCAAGAGAAGACACGGCGGACATACCGGTGATAGTCTGTTCCGTATTCGAGGACCCACTGCTGGCAGAGGCTCTGGGAGCTAAGGCGCACTTGCGCAAGCCAGTGTCCCAGGTCCAGCTGCTGTCCGCCGTGAACCGCTGGGCTCGCTGA
- a CDS encoding response regulator yields MGAYSRLQVRQIREVNQREIRSRTASGLAGILMVACLFWWWGLLAEDWPDLQSVALSSALIPTFFVARHWAERKPTVSAALVLSGCLATAVLSPTLLPREAVAPLLVLPGMAAAGLLGLPAGLGLTVLVLLLAVADLAGTGLLLGAQVLLVYLAVWAVLSPRDSVLDWSWLRSAEATYLAEQLRDRQGELNKALAALHVAYQLLERSNRELAVAHQEAEEARRLKEEFAANVSHELRTPLNIILGFAEIMHRASATYGAIEWPPMLRRDVAEIWRSACYISELVDDILELARVDALRMPVKRELSDLAAIIQETVSLAERLVDGKAISLELDLGPGLPPLYLDRTRMRQVLLNLLTNAIRFTDAGTVRVSAVARDEDVLVTVSDSGVGIPAHELELIFREFYRAQGPGERGGKGLGLAIARRFVQLHGGRIWAESRMGSGSQFHFTIPLQGKQVSKLAGHLSASVPGSHSIPVLAVSLGGHEQAYGFLARHLDGFDVIPASRPESVAELLDRHHPRALLVEGPLPQVATEAERLAESLPPGVPIIATTLPAPSVMGADECFDALLGKPVTRERLLSVLRRFVQSGSVLVVDDDRGFVQLVRRMLLSSETHFDVRWAYEGAEALEKLRAAPADVVLLDMVMEPMSGAEVARAIRQEEAFAGIPIVGVTGATGLRDEARISWVQVSKRGGMRDAEALSVLRAILEGARAEYVVSEPSGSRRTAAGPGTLACASAP; encoded by the coding sequence ATGGGTGCTTACAGCCGGCTGCAGGTTAGGCAGATCCGCGAGGTGAATCAGAGGGAGATCCGCTCGCGGACGGCGAGTGGACTGGCGGGGATTCTCATGGTCGCCTGCCTGTTCTGGTGGTGGGGGCTCTTGGCCGAGGACTGGCCCGACCTCCAGTCCGTCGCCCTATCGTCGGCGCTCATCCCGACTTTTTTCGTCGCGCGGCACTGGGCCGAACGTAAGCCCACGGTGTCCGCGGCTCTCGTGCTCTCAGGCTGCCTAGCCACGGCTGTGCTGTCTCCCACGCTCTTGCCGCGAGAGGCGGTGGCGCCCCTGCTGGTCCTGCCGGGAATGGCCGCTGCTGGGCTTCTCGGGCTTCCAGCCGGGCTGGGGCTGACGGTGCTGGTATTGCTGCTCGCTGTCGCGGATCTGGCGGGGACGGGCCTGCTGCTCGGGGCCCAGGTGCTGCTGGTCTACCTGGCGGTCTGGGCCGTTCTGTCTCCTCGCGACAGCGTGCTCGACTGGTCTTGGCTGAGGAGCGCCGAGGCCACCTACCTGGCGGAGCAGTTGCGCGACCGGCAAGGGGAGCTGAATAAGGCCCTGGCTGCCCTGCACGTGGCGTACCAGCTCCTCGAGAGAAGCAACCGCGAGTTGGCAGTGGCCCACCAGGAGGCGGAGGAGGCGCGGCGTCTGAAGGAGGAGTTCGCCGCCAACGTCAGCCACGAGTTGCGCACTCCCCTCAACATTATCCTAGGGTTCGCAGAGATCATGCACCGAGCCTCTGCCACCTACGGCGCCATCGAGTGGCCACCCATGCTACGCCGGGACGTGGCCGAGATATGGCGGAGTGCCTGCTACATCAGCGAGCTGGTGGATGACATCCTGGAGTTGGCGCGGGTAGACGCGCTGCGCATGCCGGTGAAGCGGGAGTTGTCCGACCTTGCCGCGATCATACAGGAGACGGTGTCGCTAGCTGAGAGGCTGGTGGACGGCAAGGCCATCTCTCTCGAGCTCGACCTGGGTCCGGGCCTGCCGCCGCTGTATCTGGACCGCACTCGCATGCGGCAGGTGCTGCTAAACCTGCTGACCAATGCCATTCGCTTCACCGACGCCGGCACGGTGAGGGTCTCGGCCGTGGCACGGGACGAGGACGTGCTGGTGACCGTGTCCGACTCGGGAGTGGGGATACCGGCTCATGAGCTTGAGCTGATCTTCCGGGAGTTCTACCGGGCACAGGGGCCGGGCGAGCGGGGCGGGAAAGGGTTGGGGCTGGCGATCGCTCGCCGATTCGTGCAGCTGCATGGTGGCAGGATCTGGGCTGAGAGCCGCATGGGCTCCGGCTCGCAGTTCCACTTCACCATACCCCTTCAGGGCAAGCAGGTGTCCAAGCTGGCGGGCCACCTGAGCGCGTCGGTGCCGGGCAGCCACTCCATCCCGGTGCTGGCTGTCAGCCTCGGCGGCCATGAGCAGGCTTATGGTTTCCTCGCCCGCCACCTGGATGGATTCGACGTGATCCCGGCCTCGCGTCCGGAATCGGTGGCGGAACTGCTGGACCGGCATCACCCCAGAGCCCTCCTTGTGGAAGGCCCTCTGCCTCAGGTGGCGACGGAGGCCGAGCGGCTGGCCGAGTCGCTCCCGCCGGGGGTCCCGATCATCGCAACGACGCTGCCCGCGCCGTCGGTCATGGGAGCCGACGAATGCTTCGACGCCCTCCTGGGGAAGCCGGTGACCCGGGAGCGGCTCCTTTCGGTGCTCCGTCGCTTCGTGCAGTCGGGCTCGGTCCTGGTGGTGGATGACGACCGCGGGTTCGTGCAACTCGTGCGGCGCATGCTGCTGTCATCCGAGACCCATTTCGACGTTCGCTGGGCCTACGAGGGGGCGGAGGCTCTAGAGAAGCTCAGGGCAGCTCCGGCAGACGTGGTCCTGCTGGATATGGTGATGGAGCCGATGAGCGGCGCGGAGGTGGCTCGAGCTATCAGGCAGGAGGAGGCCTTTGCCGGGATTCCCATCGTGGGGGTGACTGGAGCCACAGGGCTTCGAGACGAGGCACGGATCTCCTGGGTGCAGGTGAGCAAGCGCGGCGGCATGCGAGATGCCGAAGCGCTTTCGGTGCTGCGAGCGATTCTCGAGGGAGCCAGGGCCGAGTACGTGGTCAGCGAGCCCAGCGGTTCACGGCGGACAGCAGCTGGACCTGGGACACTGGCTTGCGCAAGTGCGCCTTAG
- a CDS encoding carbohydrate ABC transporter permease, which translates to MAVARTAGRAAGRTRTLRLRGEALGQALALVALSLGAVAMVFPLVWMISSSLKPLAQIDLFPPVWIPTEQVKLEVGGQVYPLYEVQLDGETRRLVMVAKAQRVGTFADPDDLSATVEADVNRAKPVERVRLRWDNYVEAMTVVPFGTYAINTAKVVFGSMAGMLISTSLVAYGFSRFRAPGLGLLFLLLLSTTMLPSQVTLIPTYILFSKLGWVDTLKPLIVPSFFAGAYDVFLLRQYFMTIPLELDDAAKMDGCGTLGILFRILLPLAKPAIATLAIFHFMWAYNDFFSPLIYLHHQRNFTIALGLQSFNAFRATRYDLLMAASLVTVLPCILLFFFAQRIFIQGVVVTGVKG; encoded by the coding sequence ATGGCCGTAGCGAGAACCGCAGGCAGAGCGGCCGGGCGGACGAGGACACTCCGGCTCCGGGGGGAGGCGCTGGGGCAGGCACTGGCGTTGGTCGCCTTGAGCCTGGGCGCGGTGGCCATGGTGTTTCCCCTGGTGTGGATGATCTCCTCCTCCCTCAAGCCTCTGGCCCAGATAGACCTGTTCCCGCCGGTGTGGATCCCGACCGAGCAGGTGAAGCTGGAAGTCGGGGGCCAGGTCTACCCGCTGTACGAGGTTCAGCTGGACGGGGAGACGCGCCGCCTGGTGATGGTGGCGAAGGCGCAGCGGGTGGGGACGTTCGCCGATCCGGATGACCTGTCCGCCACGGTGGAGGCCGACGTGAACCGGGCCAAGCCGGTGGAGCGGGTCCGGCTTCGCTGGGACAACTACGTAGAGGCCATGACGGTGGTGCCTTTCGGCACCTACGCCATCAACACGGCCAAGGTGGTGTTTGGCTCCATGGCTGGGATGTTGATCTCGACATCGCTGGTGGCGTACGGGTTCTCTCGCTTTCGCGCCCCCGGGCTGGGGTTGCTCTTCCTCCTGCTGCTCTCCACCACGATGCTGCCCAGCCAAGTGACGCTGATCCCCACCTACATTCTGTTCAGCAAGCTGGGTTGGGTGGACACGCTCAAGCCACTGATAGTGCCGTCGTTCTTCGCCGGGGCCTACGACGTCTTCCTGCTGCGGCAGTACTTCATGACCATACCCCTGGAACTGGACGACGCCGCCAAGATGGACGGTTGTGGCACCCTGGGCATTCTGTTTCGTATTCTGCTGCCGCTGGCTAAGCCGGCCATCGCCACCCTGGCGATCTTTCACTTCATGTGGGCCTACAACGACTTCTTCAGCCCCCTAATCTATTTGCACCACCAGCGCAACTTCACCATAGCGCTGGGCCTGCAGAGCTTCAACGCCTTCCGGGCCACTCGCTACGACTTGCTGATGGCAGCGTCTCTGGTGACAGTGCTGCCCTGCATACTGCTGTTCTTCTTCGCCCAGCGCATCTTCATCCAGGGAGTGGTGGTCACCGGGGTGAAGGGGTAG
- a CDS encoding sugar ABC transporter permease, with product MVASFVLSFTDYNVVSPVSWRGVGNYRAIFTFDPLFWQSLRVTFTYAVLSLPAGLAVGLAVALLLNLKVPGLSVWRAIYYLPSVISGVAVAVLWQYVLNPRFGVLNWALRLVGIKGPGWLADPNWALPSLAIMSLWGAGGGMVLYLAALQSVPTALYDAAKVDGATALQRLRYVTLPMISPVVFFNLVMGTIGTFQYFTNAYVMTQGGPNNATLFYNLHLYNNAFRYFRMGYAAALAWVLFVIILFFTLLIFRSSTAWVYYEGQLRGGRA from the coding sequence ATGGTGGCTTCGTTTGTCCTTTCATTCACGGACTACAACGTGGTCAGCCCGGTGTCATGGCGCGGGGTGGGCAACTACCGCGCCATCTTCACCTTCGACCCTCTTTTCTGGCAGTCCCTACGGGTCACCTTCACCTATGCGGTGCTGTCCCTGCCCGCAGGGCTGGCGGTGGGGTTGGCGGTAGCCCTGCTCCTGAACCTGAAGGTGCCGGGGCTGTCGGTGTGGCGGGCCATCTACTACCTGCCTTCGGTTATCTCCGGCGTGGCTGTGGCCGTCTTGTGGCAGTACGTGCTCAACCCACGTTTCGGTGTGCTCAACTGGGCCCTCAGGCTTGTGGGGATCAAGGGGCCGGGCTGGCTGGCTGACCCCAACTGGGCCCTGCCCTCGCTGGCCATCATGAGCCTGTGGGGGGCGGGTGGGGGCATGGTGCTGTACCTGGCGGCGCTGCAGTCGGTGCCTACAGCGCTGTACGACGCTGCCAAGGTGGATGGAGCCACGGCCCTCCAGCGTCTCCGCTACGTCACTCTGCCCATGATCTCGCCGGTCGTGTTCTTCAACCTGGTGATGGGGACGATCGGCACTTTCCAGTACTTCACCAACGCCTACGTCATGACCCAAGGGGGGCCTAACAACGCCACCCTGTTCTACAACCTGCACCTGTACAACAACGCCTTTCGCTACTTCCGCATGGGATACGCTGCGGCGCTGGCCTGGGTGCTGTTCGTCATCATTCTGTTCTTCACCCTTCTCATATTTCGCAGCTCGACTGCGTGGGTCTACTACGAGGGCCAATTGAGAGGAGGCAGGGCCTGA